In Quadrisphaera sp. RL12-1S, a single genomic region encodes these proteins:
- a CDS encoding ABC transporter ATP-binding protein, whose product MNTLQAPRSAGRARTSRTELITVEHVSTAFPSADGSTLQVLDDVSLTLHEGEIVALLGKSGSGKSTLLRTLAGLISPTSGEVRYRGERLTGANPGTAMVFQSFALMPWLTVQQNVELGLRAAGVGPVERRERALAAIDSIGLDGFESAYPRELSGGMRQRVGFARALVLRPDVLLMDEPFSALDVLTSENLRGEVASLWARPDVPTSCICIVTHNIEEAVVLADRVLVLGSNPGHLKAEVEVTLPRPRDRRSPTFEALVDRLYAILTDRDEHPAATRATAPGPLTHPLPQASVGGLAGLVEIVDAHGGQADLPDLADQLSFDVDDLLPLVDAARMLGLLEVEGAQAFLADAGRSWHTADILRRKELFGALALERAPLVRAVVKALENSGEGALRDDFFRDLLRRGYSDDDVERQLDTAIDWGRYGELFDYDAGSGELVLSEVAAGLLADLEPPA is encoded by the coding sequence GTGAACACCCTCCAGGCACCCCGCTCCGCCGGCCGCGCCCGCACCTCCCGCACCGAGCTCATCACCGTGGAGCACGTCTCCACCGCCTTCCCGTCCGCGGACGGCAGCACCCTCCAGGTGCTCGACGACGTCTCCCTCACCCTCCACGAGGGCGAGATCGTGGCCCTGCTCGGCAAGTCCGGCTCCGGCAAGTCCACGCTGCTGCGCACCCTGGCCGGGCTCATCTCCCCCACGAGCGGCGAGGTCCGCTACCGGGGCGAGCGCCTCACCGGCGCCAACCCCGGCACCGCGATGGTCTTCCAGAGCTTCGCGCTCATGCCGTGGCTCACCGTCCAGCAGAACGTCGAGCTGGGGCTGCGGGCCGCCGGCGTCGGCCCGGTCGAGCGGCGCGAGCGGGCGCTGGCGGCCATCGACTCCATCGGCCTGGACGGGTTCGAGTCGGCCTACCCGCGCGAGCTGTCCGGCGGCATGCGCCAGCGCGTGGGCTTCGCGCGGGCGCTGGTGCTGCGCCCCGACGTCCTGCTCATGGACGAGCCGTTCTCCGCCCTGGACGTGCTCACCAGCGAGAACCTGCGCGGGGAGGTCGCCTCGCTGTGGGCGCGCCCGGACGTGCCCACCTCCTGCATCTGCATCGTCACGCACAACATCGAGGAGGCCGTGGTGCTCGCCGACCGCGTGCTCGTCCTCGGCTCCAACCCCGGGCACCTCAAGGCGGAGGTGGAGGTGACGCTGCCGCGCCCGCGCGACCGCCGCAGCCCCACCTTCGAAGCCCTCGTGGACAGGCTCTACGCGATCCTCACCGACCGCGACGAGCACCCGGCCGCCACGCGCGCCACCGCGCCCGGCCCCCTCACCCACCCCCTGCCCCAGGCCAGCGTGGGCGGGCTCGCGGGCCTGGTGGAGATCGTCGACGCGCACGGCGGCCAGGCCGACCTGCCCGACCTCGCCGACCAGCTCTCCTTCGACGTCGACGACCTCCTGCCGCTGGTCGACGCCGCGCGCATGCTCGGCCTGCTCGAGGTCGAGGGGGCGCAGGCCTTCCTCGCCGACGCCGGCCGCAGCTGGCACACCGCCGACATCCTGCGCCGCAAGGAGCTCTTCGGGGCCCTCGCGCTGGAGCGCGCCCCGCTGGTGCGCGCCGTCGTCAAGGCCCTGGAGAACAGCGGGGAGGGGGCCCTGCGCGACGACTTCTTCCGGGACCTGCTGCGCCGCGGCTACTCCGACGACGACGTCGAGCGCCAGCTCGACACCGCCATCGACTGGGGCCGCTACGGCGAGCTGTTCGACTACGACGCCGGCTCCGGCGAGCTGGTGCTCTCCGAGGTCGCTGCGGGCCTGCTGGCCGACCTGGAGCCCCCGGCCTGA
- a CDS encoding ABC transporter permease, with translation MPTARPSSLRPSSVRLATYTPTGAPLRARSHLAADAVVLVGLAVTLWLLVDLSHGISAPFDRASAPAAVSTDPADLPYDAARSLLRMFAALAASTLFTFVYATAAARSRRVEKVLLPVLDVLQSVPVLALLSVTITFWLALFPHSELGVECASIFAIFTSQAWNMAFAFYQSLVTQPRDLDEAARLLRLTRWQRFWRLDVPGGTIPLVWNGMMSFGGGWFFLVASEVISVNGHTYALPGIGSYVAAASANGQIDRLLLAIVVMVVMVVGVNTLFWRPLTAWAERFRTGDSASAQVQTSAVLSLLRRSVLPAATARLLRPLGEGLDRATRPLGLADHRLQVHAGRRRAGDVAFAVVVLGLLAWGLVAVLRYISAHTGLGEFGTAAWLGLLTFGRVLVLLVVSTAVWVPVGVWIGLDPRVTRIAQPVVQVLASFPANFLFPFATLALISTGVSLDWGGILLMALGSQWYVLFNVIAGASAIPHDLREAATSMRLGLVARWRSLYGPAVFAAWVTGGITAAGGAWNASIVSEVVSYHGTTLHAAGLGAYIADSTASGDFAKTLVGVTVMSVFVVGLNRLFWRRLYALAESRFSLT, from the coding sequence ATGCCCACTGCGCGTCCGTCCTCCCTGCGCCCGTCCTCGGTGCGCCTGGCCACCTACACCCCGACCGGCGCGCCGCTGCGCGCCCGCAGCCACCTGGCCGCGGACGCCGTCGTCCTCGTCGGACTGGCGGTGACCCTCTGGCTGCTCGTGGACCTGTCCCACGGCATCAGCGCCCCCTTCGACCGGGCCAGCGCCCCCGCCGCGGTCTCCACCGACCCGGCGGACCTCCCCTACGACGCCGCCCGGTCCCTGCTGCGCATGTTCGCGGCGCTCGCGGCCTCCACGCTGTTCACCTTCGTCTACGCCACCGCGGCCGCCCGGTCGCGCCGCGTGGAGAAGGTGCTGCTGCCGGTGCTCGACGTGCTGCAGTCGGTGCCCGTGCTGGCCCTGCTGTCGGTGACCATCACCTTCTGGCTGGCGCTGTTCCCGCACTCCGAGCTGGGCGTGGAGTGCGCCAGCATCTTCGCGATCTTCACCAGCCAGGCCTGGAACATGGCGTTCGCCTTCTACCAGTCGCTGGTCACCCAGCCCCGCGACCTCGACGAGGCCGCCCGGCTGCTGCGCCTCACCAGGTGGCAGCGCTTCTGGCGGCTCGACGTGCCCGGCGGCACCATCCCCCTGGTCTGGAACGGGATGATGAGCTTCGGCGGCGGGTGGTTCTTCCTCGTGGCCTCGGAGGTCATCAGCGTCAACGGCCACACCTACGCGCTGCCCGGCATCGGCTCCTACGTGGCCGCCGCCTCCGCGAACGGCCAGATCGACAGGCTGCTGCTGGCGATCGTCGTCATGGTGGTCATGGTGGTGGGCGTCAACACGCTGTTCTGGCGGCCGCTCACCGCCTGGGCGGAGCGGTTCCGCACCGGTGACAGCGCGTCCGCGCAGGTGCAGACCAGCGCCGTGCTGTCGCTGCTGCGGCGCTCGGTGCTCCCCGCCGCCACCGCGCGGCTCCTGCGGCCCCTCGGGGAGGGGCTCGACCGTGCCACCCGCCCGCTGGGCCTCGCCGACCACCGCCTGCAGGTGCACGCCGGGCGGCGCCGCGCCGGGGACGTCGCGTTCGCCGTCGTCGTCCTCGGGCTGCTGGCCTGGGGGCTGGTGGCCGTGCTGCGCTACATCAGCGCGCACACCGGCCTGGGGGAGTTCGGCACGGCCGCCTGGCTGGGGCTGCTGACCTTCGGGCGGGTGCTCGTGCTGCTCGTGGTCAGCACCGCGGTGTGGGTGCCGGTCGGGGTGTGGATCGGGCTCGACCCGCGGGTCACGCGCATCGCCCAGCCGGTGGTGCAGGTGCTCGCCAGCTTCCCCGCCAACTTCCTGTTCCCCTTCGCGACCCTCGCGCTCATCAGCACGGGCGTCAGCCTCGACTGGGGCGGGATCCTCCTCATGGCCCTCGGCTCGCAGTGGTACGTGCTCTTCAACGTCATCGCGGGGGCCTCGGCCATCCCGCACGACCTGCGGGAGGCGGCCACGAGCATGCGGCTGGGCCTCGTGGCGCGGTGGCGCTCGCTGTACGGACCCGCGGTCTTCGCCGCCTGGGTCACCGGCGGGATCACCGCCGCCGGCGGCGCCTGGAACGCCTCCATCGTCTCGGAGGTGGTCAGCTACCACGGCACCACGCTGCACGCCGCCGGGCTGGGCGCCTACATCGCCGACTCCACGGCCAGCGGCGACTTCGCCAAGACCCTCGTGGGCGTCACGGTGATGAGCGTCTTCGTGGTGGGCCTCAACCGCCTCTTCTGGCGCCGCCTCTACGCCCTCGCCGAGTCGCGCTTCTCCCTGACCTGA
- a CDS encoding ArsR/SmtB family transcription factor → MLRPDDADRRAPGSTDVTDEQLEAAAATFDLLSTPSRLHLVWLLSAGESDVTSLAERTGSTVPAASQHLAKLRAAGVVSARRDGRRQLYRIDDPHVVAMTEEAFRHIAPDGTIAVGVDERRPPRRPRFSTTAG, encoded by the coding sequence GTGCTCCGCCCCGACGACGCCGACCGACGCGCCCCCGGCTCCACCGACGTCACCGACGAGCAGCTCGAGGCGGCTGCGGCCACCTTCGACCTGCTCTCCACCCCCAGCAGGCTCCACCTCGTGTGGCTGCTCAGCGCCGGCGAGAGCGATGTGACCAGCCTCGCGGAGCGCACGGGCTCCACGGTCCCGGCGGCCAGCCAGCACCTGGCCAAGCTGCGCGCCGCGGGCGTGGTCAGCGCCCGCCGCGACGGCCGCCGCCAGCTGTACCGCATCGACGACCCGCACGTGGTGGCCATGACCGAGGAGGCGTTCCGCCACATCGCCCCCGACGGCACCATCGCCGTGGGGGTCGACGAGCGCCGTCCTCCGCGACGGCCCCGCTTCAGCACCACCGCCGGCTGA
- a CDS encoding DEAD/DEAH box helicase yields the protein MPTGEAAADPDAVFEAFEGWATGRGLTLYPAQEEALIEVVSGSHVVLATPTGSGKSLVALGAHAAAMASGRRSVYTAPIKALVSEKFFALVEVLGAQNVGMVTGDGAVNASAPVVCCTAEVLANRALREGADLDVGLVVMDEFHYYADRDRGWAWQVPLLELTRAQFLLMSATLGDTSRFTEDLRRRTGREAVLVAGAERPVPLHHRWAMTPVHETLEELLEAREAPVYVVHPTQAAALERAQALLSVTVADKGARERIGEALGGFRFTAGFGQVLSKLVRHGVGVHHAGMLPKYRRLVETLAQEGLLPVICGTDTLGVGINVPIRSVLVTSLTKFDGRRTRLLSAREFHQIAGRAGRAGFDTSGTCVVQAPDHLIENERALAKAGDDPKKRRKVVKKKPPEGEVSWAQPTFERLVAAAPEPLTSQMRVTHAMVLNTIARPAPTVPAFRRLLRENHSDRGAQVRLVKRAVAIVRELLAAGVVEKLPEPDEDGRTLRLTVDLQADFALNQPLSTFAVAALDVLDPTSPTPALDVVSVVEATLDDPRPILLAQQFAARGEAVAAMKAEGIEYEERMELLEEVTWPKPLEELLGAAFEQYRQSAPWLPEDALSPKSVVREMLEQAMTFGDLVRRYNLSRSEGAVLRYLSDAYRALRQTVPEDRRGEGLDDVIEWLGEVVRQTDSSLLDEWEALTHPEALVEGGAPPPPPALRGITANVRAFTVQVRNAMWQRVDLLARRRAWDLAQLDPELDLDAWQAAVADYYAEHDDVGVSAASRAPSLLQVTHDREARLWHVRQVVDDPAGDHDWGLLATVDLEASDLEGTAVITGHGLQRM from the coding sequence CTGCCCACCGGTGAGGCGGCCGCAGACCCGGACGCCGTCTTCGAGGCCTTCGAGGGGTGGGCCACCGGCCGCGGGCTGACCCTCTACCCCGCCCAGGAGGAGGCGCTCATCGAGGTGGTGAGCGGGTCGCACGTGGTGCTGGCCACGCCCACCGGGTCCGGCAAGTCGTTGGTGGCCCTCGGCGCCCACGCCGCCGCCATGGCCTCCGGGCGCCGCTCGGTCTACACCGCCCCCATCAAAGCGCTGGTCAGCGAGAAGTTCTTCGCGCTGGTGGAGGTGCTGGGAGCCCAGAACGTGGGCATGGTCACCGGGGACGGCGCCGTCAACGCCTCGGCGCCGGTGGTGTGCTGCACCGCCGAGGTGCTCGCCAACCGCGCCCTGCGCGAGGGCGCGGACCTGGACGTCGGACTCGTCGTCATGGACGAGTTCCACTACTACGCCGACCGCGACCGCGGCTGGGCCTGGCAGGTGCCCCTGCTGGAGCTGACCCGCGCGCAGTTCCTCCTCATGTCTGCGACCCTCGGCGACACCTCGCGCTTCACCGAGGACCTGCGCCGCCGCACCGGCCGCGAGGCCGTCCTCGTGGCCGGCGCCGAGCGCCCCGTGCCACTGCACCACCGCTGGGCCATGACGCCCGTGCACGAGACGCTCGAGGAGCTGCTGGAGGCCCGTGAGGCGCCGGTCTACGTGGTCCACCCCACCCAGGCCGCCGCCCTGGAGAGGGCGCAGGCGTTGCTCTCCGTGACCGTCGCCGACAAGGGCGCCCGGGAGCGGATCGGCGAGGCGCTCGGCGGCTTCCGCTTCACCGCGGGCTTCGGGCAGGTGCTGTCCAAGCTGGTGCGCCACGGCGTCGGCGTGCACCACGCGGGGATGCTGCCCAAGTACCGCCGCCTCGTGGAGACCCTCGCGCAGGAGGGGCTGCTGCCCGTCATCTGCGGCACCGACACCCTCGGCGTGGGCATCAACGTGCCGATCCGCTCGGTGCTCGTCACCTCCCTCACCAAGTTCGACGGGCGCCGCACCCGCCTGCTGAGCGCGCGGGAGTTCCACCAGATCGCCGGGCGCGCCGGCCGGGCGGGGTTCGACACCTCCGGCACGTGCGTGGTGCAGGCCCCCGACCACCTCATCGAGAACGAGCGCGCGCTGGCCAAGGCCGGTGACGACCCCAAGAAGCGCCGCAAGGTGGTCAAGAAGAAGCCGCCGGAGGGCGAGGTCAGCTGGGCCCAGCCCACCTTCGAACGGCTGGTCGCCGCGGCCCCGGAGCCGCTGACCAGCCAGATGCGCGTGACGCACGCCATGGTGCTCAACACCATCGCCAGGCCCGCGCCGACCGTGCCGGCGTTCCGCCGGCTGCTGCGCGAGAACCACTCCGACCGCGGCGCCCAGGTCCGCCTGGTGAAGCGGGCGGTGGCGATCGTGCGCGAGCTGCTGGCCGCCGGCGTGGTCGAGAAGCTCCCGGAGCCGGACGAGGACGGCCGCACGCTGCGCCTCACGGTGGACCTGCAGGCCGACTTCGCCCTGAACCAGCCGCTGTCGACCTTCGCGGTGGCCGCGCTCGACGTGCTCGACCCCACCTCGCCGACCCCGGCCCTCGACGTCGTCAGCGTGGTGGAGGCGACCCTCGACGACCCGCGCCCGATCCTCCTGGCCCAGCAGTTCGCCGCCCGCGGGGAGGCGGTGGCGGCCATGAAGGCCGAGGGGATCGAGTACGAGGAGCGGATGGAGCTGCTCGAGGAGGTCACCTGGCCCAAGCCGCTGGAGGAGCTGCTCGGCGCGGCCTTCGAGCAGTACCGCCAGAGCGCGCCGTGGCTGCCGGAGGACGCGCTGTCCCCCAAGTCGGTGGTGCGCGAGATGCTCGAGCAGGCGATGACCTTCGGGGACCTGGTCCGCCGCTACAACCTCTCCCGCTCCGAGGGCGCGGTGCTGCGCTACCTGTCCGACGCCTACCGGGCGCTGCGCCAGACCGTCCCGGAGGACCGGCGCGGCGAGGGGCTGGACGACGTCATCGAGTGGCTGGGCGAGGTGGTCCGCCAGACGGACTCGAGCCTGCTCGACGAGTGGGAGGCGCTCACCCACCCCGAGGCGCTCGTGGAGGGCGGCGCGCCGCCCCCGCCGCCGGCCCTGCGGGGCATCACCGCCAACGTCCGCGCCTTCACCGTGCAGGTGCGCAACGCGATGTGGCAGCGGGTGGACCTCCTGGCGCGCCGCCGGGCGTGGGACCTCGCCCAGCTCGACCCCGAGCTCGACCTCGACGCCTGGCAGGCGGCGGTGGCCGACTACTACGCCGAGCACGACGACGTCGGGGTGTCGGCGGCCTCGCGCGCCCCCTCGCTGCTGCAGGTCACCCACGACCGCGAGGCGCGGCTGTGGCACGTGCGCCAGGTGGTCGACGACCCCGCGGGCGACCACGACTGGGGCCTCCTCGCCACGGTCGACCTGGAGGCCTCCGACCTGGAGGGCACCGCCGTCATCACCGGGCACGGCCTCCAGCGGATGTGA
- a CDS encoding ATP-binding protein, with the protein MGLEASHSGGTGWRSGTRYLPVTASVREARRFVEAELAAHGRPDLADDAGLVLSELAANAVLHARTPFEVVVSGQDRHRVRVDVLDGSPSLPLLAAALQTSMTGRGMVLVAALASRWGSERLEDGKTVWFEVGGDDERSHPDDPSAEDLLAMWADLDTAVTVVVPDLPVQALLAAKEHLDDLVRELQIVMHDPAVVARAQHDAPEEVVLARRLDAAVQAFEPARVQVRTQVVRAAREGAQTVTLELVLDPSAGQHARRFLAAVEDANRLSLTGVLLTRGDELGRHAAVRRLYLEEVVRQLG; encoded by the coding sequence GTGGGGCTGGAGGCGTCGCACAGCGGCGGGACGGGGTGGCGCTCGGGCACCCGGTACCTGCCCGTGACGGCGTCCGTGCGCGAGGCCCGCCGCTTCGTGGAGGCCGAGCTGGCCGCCCACGGCCGGCCCGACCTCGCCGACGACGCCGGCCTGGTGCTCAGCGAGCTCGCCGCGAACGCCGTCCTGCACGCGCGCACGCCCTTCGAGGTGGTGGTCTCCGGGCAGGACCGCCACCGCGTGCGCGTGGACGTGCTGGACGGCAGCCCCTCCCTGCCCCTGCTCGCCGCCGCCCTGCAGACGTCCATGACCGGCCGCGGCATGGTGCTGGTCGCGGCCCTGGCGTCCCGGTGGGGCAGCGAGCGGCTGGAGGACGGCAAGACCGTCTGGTTCGAGGTGGGCGGTGACGACGAGCGCAGCCACCCCGACGACCCCAGCGCCGAGGACCTGCTCGCCATGTGGGCCGACCTCGACACCGCCGTGACCGTCGTCGTCCCGGACCTGCCGGTGCAGGCGCTGCTGGCCGCCAAGGAGCACCTGGACGACCTGGTGCGCGAGCTCCAGATCGTCATGCACGACCCGGCGGTCGTCGCGCGCGCCCAGCACGACGCCCCCGAGGAGGTGGTGCTGGCGCGCCGCCTCGACGCGGCCGTGCAGGCCTTCGAGCCGGCGCGGGTGCAAGTCCGCACGCAGGTGGTGCGCGCGGCCCGGGAGGGCGCGCAGACCGTCACCCTGGAGCTGGTGCTGGACCCGAGCGCCGGCCAGCACGCCCGCCGCTTCCTGGCGGCGGTCGAGGACGCGAACCGGCTGTCGCTCACCGGGGTGCTGCTGACCCGTGGCGACGAGCTGGGGCGCCACGCCGCCGTGCGGCGGCTCTACCTCGAAGAGGTCGTGCGCCAGCTCGGCTGA
- a CDS encoding TrpB-like pyridoxal phosphate-dependent enzyme — protein MASSPVKQHKFLLDESEMPTRWYNIVPDLPAPPPPPLHPGTHQPIGPEDLAGLFPMDLIAQEVSTERYIDIPEEVQEVYRLWRPSPLYRAHALEKALGTPARIYYKYEGVSPAGSHKPNTAVPQVFYNAKAGVKKLTTETGAGQWGTALAFACSLFGLECEVWQVGGSYDAKPYRRTLIETFGGTVHRSPSRLTEAGRAFPPDHTGSLGIAISEAVEVAAQREDTKYALGSVLNHVLLHQTVIGEEALLQLAKAGETDVDLVIGCTGGGSNFGGLCFPFLREKMAGRISPEIRAVEPASAPSLTRGEYRYDFGDTAGLTPLMKMHTLGHDFVPDPIHAGGLRYHGMAPLISHVYELGLMTATSVDQTACFDAAVRFARTEGIVPAPEPTHALAIQEALACKETGEEKVIVTALCGHGLLDLAAYESYLRGTMTDSGLSEEDLRTALAAVPTIS, from the coding sequence ATGGCCTCTTCACCGGTGAAGCAGCACAAGTTCCTGCTGGACGAGTCCGAGATGCCGACCCGCTGGTACAACATCGTGCCCGACCTTCCGGCGCCGCCCCCGCCGCCGCTGCACCCGGGCACGCACCAGCCGATCGGCCCGGAGGACCTGGCCGGCCTCTTCCCGATGGACCTCATCGCGCAGGAGGTCAGCACCGAGCGCTACATCGACATCCCCGAGGAGGTCCAGGAGGTCTACCGCCTCTGGCGCCCCTCGCCGCTGTACCGCGCGCACGCCCTCGAGAAGGCGCTCGGCACCCCGGCCCGCATCTACTACAAGTACGAGGGCGTCAGCCCCGCCGGCTCGCACAAGCCCAACACCGCCGTCCCGCAGGTCTTCTACAACGCCAAGGCCGGCGTCAAGAAGCTGACCACGGAGACCGGCGCGGGCCAGTGGGGCACCGCGCTGGCGTTCGCCTGCTCGCTGTTCGGCCTGGAGTGCGAGGTGTGGCAGGTGGGCGGCTCCTACGACGCCAAGCCCTACCGCCGCACCCTCATCGAGACCTTCGGCGGCACGGTGCACCGCTCGCCGTCGCGCCTCACCGAGGCCGGCCGCGCGTTCCCCCCGGACCACACGGGCTCCCTGGGCATCGCCATCTCCGAGGCGGTGGAGGTGGCCGCGCAGCGCGAGGACACCAAGTACGCCCTCGGCTCGGTGCTCAACCACGTGCTGCTGCACCAGACCGTCATCGGCGAGGAGGCGCTGCTGCAGCTGGCCAAGGCCGGGGAGACCGACGTCGACCTGGTCATCGGCTGCACCGGAGGCGGCTCCAACTTCGGCGGGCTCTGCTTCCCGTTCCTGCGGGAGAAGATGGCCGGCCGCATCAGCCCCGAGATCCGCGCCGTGGAGCCCGCCTCCGCGCCGAGCCTCACGCGCGGGGAGTACCGGTACGACTTCGGCGACACCGCCGGGCTCACCCCGCTGATGAAGATGCACACCCTCGGCCACGACTTCGTGCCCGACCCCATCCACGCCGGCGGCCTGCGCTACCACGGCATGGCACCGCTCATCAGCCACGTCTACGAGCTGGGCCTCATGACGGCCACCAGCGTCGACCAGACCGCGTGCTTCGACGCCGCGGTCCGGTTCGCGCGCACCGAGGGCATCGTGCCGGCGCCCGAGCCGACCCACGCCCTCGCCATCCAGGAGGCGCTGGCCTGCAAGGAGACCGGGGAGGAGAAGGTCATCGTCACCGCGCTGTGCGGCCACGGCCTGCTCGACCTCGCGGCCTACGAGTCCTACCTCCGGGGCACCATGACCGACTCGGGGCTGTCCGAGGAGGACCTGCGCACGGCCCTCGCGGCGGTGCCCACCATCAGCTGA
- the argG gene encoding argininosuccinate synthase, with product MSKVLTSLPVGERVGIAFSGGLDTSVAVAWMRDKGAVPCTYTANIGQYDEPDIDAVPGRAGAYGAELARLVDCREALVEEGLAALTCGAFHIRSAGRAYFNTTPLGRAVTGTKLVRAMLEDDVQIWGDGSTYKGNDIERFYRYGLMANPALRIYKPWLDAQFVAELGGRKEMSEWLVAHDLPYRDSTEKAYSTDANIWGATHEAKSLEQLDTGIEIVQPIMGVRFWDPEVEIAAEDVVVGFEQGRPVSLNGQTFASPVDLVLEANAIGGRHGLGMSDQIENRIIEAKSRGIYEAPGMALLFAAYERLVNAVHNEDTIATYHAEGRRLGRLMYEGRWLDPQALMLRESLQRWVGTAVTGEVTLRLRRGEDYSLLDTTGPNLSYHPDKLSMERTQDAAFGPVDRIGQLTMRNLDIADSRAKLEQYAALGLVGPDAPGVGLVGGLEAAALEPGGAEEIASSGQPSPDDRPLDRAAMESGTD from the coding sequence GTGTCCAAGGTCCTGACCTCCCTGCCCGTCGGCGAGCGCGTCGGCATCGCCTTCTCCGGAGGTCTCGACACCTCCGTGGCGGTCGCCTGGATGCGCGACAAGGGCGCCGTGCCCTGCACGTACACCGCGAACATCGGCCAGTACGACGAGCCGGACATCGACGCGGTGCCCGGCCGCGCCGGGGCCTACGGCGCCGAGCTGGCCCGCCTCGTCGACTGCCGCGAGGCGCTGGTGGAGGAGGGCCTGGCCGCGCTGACGTGCGGCGCCTTCCACATCCGGTCCGCCGGTCGGGCGTACTTCAACACCACCCCGCTGGGCCGCGCGGTGACCGGCACCAAGCTCGTCCGGGCGATGCTCGAGGACGACGTGCAGATCTGGGGAGACGGCTCCACCTACAAGGGCAACGACATCGAGCGGTTCTACCGCTACGGCCTCATGGCCAACCCTGCGCTGCGGATCTACAAGCCGTGGCTGGACGCGCAGTTCGTCGCCGAGCTGGGCGGGCGCAAGGAGATGTCGGAGTGGCTGGTCGCCCACGACCTGCCCTACCGCGACTCGACGGAGAAGGCGTACTCCACCGACGCCAACATCTGGGGCGCCACCCACGAGGCGAAGTCCCTGGAGCAGCTCGACACCGGCATCGAGATCGTGCAGCCGATCATGGGCGTGCGGTTCTGGGACCCCGAGGTCGAGATCGCCGCCGAGGACGTGGTGGTCGGCTTCGAGCAGGGCCGCCCGGTCTCCCTCAACGGCCAGACCTTCGCCTCCCCGGTCGACCTGGTGCTGGAGGCGAACGCCATCGGCGGCCGCCACGGGCTGGGCATGTCCGACCAGATCGAGAACCGCATCATCGAGGCCAAGAGCCGCGGCATCTACGAGGCGCCCGGGATGGCGCTGCTCTTCGCCGCCTACGAGCGCCTCGTCAACGCGGTGCACAACGAGGACACCATCGCGACCTACCACGCAGAGGGCCGCCGCCTGGGGCGCCTCATGTACGAGGGCCGCTGGCTCGACCCGCAGGCGCTCATGCTGCGCGAGTCGCTGCAGCGCTGGGTCGGCACGGCCGTGACCGGCGAGGTCACCCTGCGCCTGCGCCGCGGCGAGGACTACTCGCTGCTCGACACCACGGGCCCGAACCTCAGCTACCACCCGGACAAGCTGTCGATGGAGCGCACGCAGGACGCCGCGTTCGGCCCGGTGGACCGCATCGGCCAGCTGACCATGCGCAATCTCGACATCGCCGACTCCCGCGCCAAGCTGGAGCAGTACGCCGCGCTGGGCCTGGTGGGCCCGGACGCTCCGGGCGTCGGCCTGGTGGGCGGCCTGGAGGCCGCGGCGCTGGAGCCGGGCGGCGCGGAGGAGATCGCCTCCAGCGGTCAGCCCTCCCCCGACGACCGCCCGCTGGACCGCGCGGCCATGGAGTCCGGCACCGACTGA
- a CDS encoding helix-turn-helix transcriptional regulator, which yields MANTSSRTLRLLSLMQARAHWPGGELAGRLGVSARTLRRDVERLRELGYPVDAVSGPDGGYRLAAGASLPPLALDDEEAVALALALQGAATATGDDDASAQPALRALTKVVQVMPPRLRRRVEALRAVTAGGPWGATGGPDPAVLLVLAQACRDAERLQLDYTAADGAQTRRRVKPHALVRLGRRWYLLAWDLGRGDWRTLRVDRATAAHPEGGRFRPRELPGPDAVAVVERSVAAAPRLHEVTAVLHLRADVARARLGGWAHVEERDSATSTLRMSAEDLDWAAFALARARCEVSDVEPAALREHLAAWASRFAAASRPPP from the coding sequence GTGGCCAACACCTCCTCGCGCACGCTCCGGCTGCTGTCGCTGATGCAGGCCCGCGCCCACTGGCCCGGCGGCGAGCTGGCGGGGCGCCTCGGCGTCTCGGCGCGCACGCTGCGGCGCGACGTCGAGCGGCTGCGCGAGCTCGGCTACCCGGTCGACGCGGTGTCCGGCCCGGACGGCGGGTACCGGCTCGCCGCGGGTGCGTCGCTGCCGCCGCTGGCCCTCGACGACGAGGAGGCCGTCGCCCTCGCGCTGGCGCTGCAGGGTGCCGCCACGGCCACCGGCGACGACGACGCCAGCGCCCAGCCGGCGCTGCGCGCCCTGACGAAGGTGGTGCAGGTGATGCCGCCGCGGCTGCGGCGCAGGGTCGAGGCGCTGCGCGCCGTGACCGCCGGCGGCCCGTGGGGCGCCACCGGCGGGCCGGACCCCGCCGTGCTGCTGGTGCTCGCGCAGGCGTGCCGTGACGCGGAGCGGCTGCAGCTGGACTACACCGCCGCCGACGGCGCGCAGACGCGGCGGCGCGTGAAGCCGCACGCGCTGGTCCGGCTGGGGCGGCGCTGGTACCTGCTCGCGTGGGACCTGGGCCGCGGCGACTGGCGCACGCTGCGCGTCGACCGGGCCACCGCCGCCCATCCCGAGGGCGGGCGGTTCCGCCCGCGCGAGCTGCCCGGACCGGACGCGGTCGCCGTCGTCGAGCGCAGCGTCGCCGCGGCGCCCCGTCTCCACGAGGTCACCGCCGTCCTGCACCTGCGCGCCGACGTGGCCCGCGCCCGGCTCGGCGGCTGGGCGCACGTGGAGGAACGTGACTCGGCGACCTCCACCCTGCGCATGAGCGCCGAGGACCTCGACTGGGCCGCCTTCGCCCTCGCCCGCGCGCGCTGCGAGGTCAGCGACGTCGAGCCGGCCGCCCTGCGCGAGCACCTGGCCGCCTGGGCGTCCCGCTTCGCCGCCGCCTCCCGTCCGCCACCGTGA